In Epinephelus moara isolate mb chromosome 9, YSFRI_EMoa_1.0, whole genome shotgun sequence, a genomic segment contains:
- the LOC126395869 gene encoding L antigen family member 3-like, with protein MAATDGDRKHETGKLGFSLDVPFPSSREAVIALRSLSPDREPRKGGISKQLTVTGSTLSVRWSADEARILRVSVNSFLDHLSLVMETMEAFGPPVSQ; from the exons ATGGCGGCGACAGACGGTGACAGAAAGCATGAAACAGGAAAACTGGGATT ctctctggacGTCCCCTTCCCGTCTTCTCGTGAAGCCGTCATTGCTCTGCGCTCTCTGTCCCCGGACCGCGAACCGAGGAAAGGCGGCATCAGCAAGCAGCTCACGGTGACGGGCAGCACGCTGTCTGT GAGGTGGAGCGCAGACGAAGCTCGGATCCTCAGGGTGTCTGTGAACTCGTTTCTGGATCACCTGTCGCTCGTCATGGAGACCATGGAGGCGTTCGGTCCCCCTGTTTCCCAGTGA
- the wdr45 gene encoding WD repeat domain phosphoinositide-interacting protein 4, with protein sequence MAQQRGVNSLQFNQDQSCFCCAMETGVRIYNVEPLMEKGHLDHEQVGSVASCSMLHRSNLLAVVGGGVNPKFSEISVLVWDDARESRDPKDKLVLEFTFTKPVLAVRMRHDKIIIVLKNRIYVYSFPDNPVKLFEFDTRDNPKGLCDLCPSLEKQLLVFPGHKCGSLQLVDLSNTKPGTSSAPFTINAHQSEIACVALNQPGSVAASASRKGTLIRLFDTTTRDKLVELRRGTDPATLYCINFSHDSSFLCASSDKGTVHIFALKDTKLNRRSALARVGKVGPVIGQYVDSQWSLASFTVPAECACICAFGKNTSKNVNSVIAICVDGTFHKYVFTPDGNCNREAFDVYLDICDDDDF encoded by the exons ATGGCTCAACAGAGAGGAGTCAACAGCCTGCAGTTCAACCAGGACCAGA gctgtttctgctgtgctaTGGAGACAGGGGTCAGGATTTACAACGTGGAGCCCCTGATGGAGAAAGGTCACCTGG acCATGAGCAGGTCGGCAGTGTGGCCTCGTGCTCCATGTTGCATCGATCCAACCTGCTGGCCGTAGTCGGGGGAGGCGTCAACCCCAAATTCTCAGAAATATCAG TGCTGGTCTGGGACGACGCTCGGGAGTCACGAGACCCCAAAGACAAGCTGGTCCTGGAGTTCACCTTCACCAAACCTGTTCTAGCTGTTCGCATGAGGCACGACAA aATCATCATCGTGTTAAAGAACAGGATCTATGTGTACAGTTTTCCAGATAACCCAGTCAAACTTTTTGAGTTTGACACCAGAGACAATCCCAAAG GCCTGTGTGATTTATGCCCCAGTCTGGAGAAACAGCTGCTGGTCTTCCCAGGACATAAATGCGGCAGCCTGCAGCTGGTC GACCTGTCCAACACCAAGCCTGGCACATCATCTGCCCCTTTTACCATCAACGCCCACCAGAGTGAGATCGCCTGCGTGGCGCTTAACCAGCCCGGCAGCGTGGCGGCTTCAGCCTCTCGCAAAGGAACGCTCATCCGCCTGTTTGACACGACGACCAGAGACAAGCTGGTGGAGCTGCGCAGAGGAACCGACCCGGCCACCCTCTACTG CATCAACTTCAGCCACGACTCCTCGTTCCTGTGTGCCTCCAGCGATAAAGGCACCGTCCACATCTTTGCACTCAAAGACACCAAACTCAACCGTCGCTCTGC ACTGGCGCGTGTTGGGAAGGTGGGCcctgtgattggtcagtacGTGGACAGCCAGTGGTCATTGGCCAGCTTCACTGTGCCAGCTGAGTGTGCCTGTATCTGTGCTTTTGGAAAGAACACGTCTAAGAACGTCAACTCTGTCATCG CCATATGTGTGGACGGCACCTTCCATAAGTACGTGTTCACCCCCGATGGAAACTGCAACCGAGAAGCCTTCGACGTGTATTTGGATATATGTGACGATGATGACTTCTGA